The DNA sequence TTGCCATGGGGAAGAAAATCCACTAATACATAATTTCTAGCacttcaaaatgacattaataatGATTTGGGCAATACCATAAAGAATAACTGGATCTATGGtatcaaaaaaaaataaaataaaaaaaaaaatcaaatgtttttctgactaaatttcactgatgaaaaacagttttgaaatgtttaaataCAGTATCTGATGCACTAAAATATAAGAATGTtgtgcaaaattcaaaatgcaacaGAGCTACAGTATGTAGAAACTCAACTGCTGTTTGTATGAGGTGGAGGGAAGATTAATATTAAAATGAATTATCTCAGCCCAGTATTCAAAGAGaccttgcagcatctttgagactaaatgagaaaaagaagctggtagcatgagccttcagagacttgagtctactttttgctccgataagagggcacttacatctggtgtccctcaaggagccattctgtcccccattctatttaacatttacatgaaaccgctgggagagatcatccggagacatggggcgcggtgttatcagtacgctgatgacacccaaatatgtttctctgtgtctccgactgatgcagtgactagggatggcatctcttctctaaatgcctgcttggagtcggtaatgggccggatgagggaaaacagactcagtctgaatccagagaaaacggaagtactcgtgataggttctcctggcccgggaaaagaaatttgtccacctgtcctgaacagggtcacgctccccttgaagtactcagttcacagtctgggggtgcttctggacttgtcgctccacctgacgtctcaggtggatgcgacagtcaggagcacttgttaccaacttcggctgatacgccagctgcaaccctacctaggccagggcgaccttgaaacggtggtacatgctctggtaacctcttggttggatttctgtaatgcgctctacatggggcaacccttgtaccaaaccaggaagcttcaattagtacagaacatgacagctaggttggtcactggatgttccaggactagccacataacaccaattctgcaagatcttcattggctgcctgtccgcttccgggcacaatacaaggtgttggttattacctataaagccctaaatggcttgggcccagggtacttggaggactgcctctccccatataatccgccccgcactcgcagatcggtcgggaagcaattcttaagggttcccaagacgagaTACACCTCGTCttcccaaagggcattttctgtttccgccccgcagacctggaactccctccccaacgagctccgctctgtcacctcccttgacctgttcaggaagaaacttaagacctatctcttccaacaagcatccccccatgtgccttgacatTTGTTATTCTCCCCCATTATACAGTtgcttatccagctagtttgtttcttCGGTTTACTCTTGtgaattttattgtgctttttactgggatatttttatgatgtttttatgttgtatgtttttagattgtatattgcttacatttatgctgtaccccgctttaatcattttttggaaaagcgggctataaataaacagcattattattattattattattattattattattattattattattattattattattatgtccctcCACTCTCccctatgcatctgagaaaatagactaacatggctatgcttcTGAATTCTCAGCCCAATATGACAAGGAAAATGGCAGAACAATGGATGATTGCATGTACAACTGCAGCATCACTGTTAGCCAGCTGAATATGTCAGCAGATTTAGTAAATTGAGACTGTATCAGTACATTAAGGAAATGATTTAATGTAAACATATGAAGTTCCCAATACCTTAGTGGTCCACAGCTTTACAGTCCAGTCAAAAGAAGATGTGACAAAAAGATGGGAAAAGTCAACAGGTCCAACAGCTGCATGGCAATGGATACCCGTGATTGGCCCTTGGTGACCTTCAAACATCTCACTTATTCCAGctttgctgttttaaatgcatatatatatatataggaaataAGTTtactttgaaagaaaaatattcatataGAATTCTAGGCACATGTttttcaccgctatgatctctggaatagcggtatataaataaaaacaaacaaacacacacataggaATGGAAACTAACTGATGTTTATCAATTCAattaaaaatcacacacaaaacAAGGTATCTCTAGAGAAGTCCATGCACAGTGGATTTAAATGAAGCTGTGCACCTTAGCAAAGAAAACGTATGCATTATGTCATCATAGGACAAAAATGATGGTTAGAAAGTGCTGTGccattttcttattttctctaTCCCAAACTAAAGATTTGGGCCACAAAAATGAATCTGTTTTTGTCTCTTTCACAGATACACATTGTTTCTAAGGCAATTTTCAGTCTGAAATCAAGTACAATGTATCCCCAATAGTATCAATACTGATTAAATGAACCACCAATTTTGGTTAGATTTAACCCAAAGTGCTATATCGAGAGCAAGGGCtgatgtgagtgtgtgtgatctGAGACTGGGGCCTCAATTTCATTTAAGAAAGCAATTGATAAGATATAGCCAGACAATTTCAAAACAGATTGAACAGCAGGAGACATGCTGCCCAATTTAAGATTGGTGCATGATGCTACTGTACAATTATCTGTAGAAGGGAGAGTCTGGGATGTTCTGCCACAATTCAAATCACCAGAATGAGGGTTGGTCACCATTTTCTattcaaaattaaaaaatcattgtTTCTCAGAAGAGAAATATACAGAAAACAGTAAGATTTTTTTTGGAAATTGAAGGAACACTCTTAATTTTATGCCTTTTCTTCTAGAGAAGTACAGTTACCAATATAACCACCAGCAAGCAATTAGATCAACTATCTCAGACCTGAGTTATTTTACAGAACCAGCTAAAGAGTGACTAtctgctttaaaaacagaatcCCAGGTTCTATTCACCTGCCATGGCGACATGCTGTGTACACAGAGCCTTCCTCACTTCCAACAACAAAGTTGTTGACATCTCCAACAGGAAAAGACATACAAGTGACTGCTACAGCCTTGGACTGCTTATGAACAAGCTCCATGCtatcctggagagagagagagaccgcatatgcattttttttcagCTTGTCAACAAACAACATTTTGCCAAAAATCAATTTCATTCCAGATTCCTGCTAAATTCTCATCCTCAAGTTTAATCCTTTGTTACAGGCCAAATGCATGGACCACATGAATTCAATGGTTTGTTTTCTTGGTTATATGACCTATGCTTCCCCCACCTGAATTTTAGATATTTTGTAAGATCTCTCCATAAGGCTATCTACAATATGTATTTCTATCCCAGCCTTCCAAGGAATTCAGGACAATTTGCAAGGATGTTACATTCACAACTGCTCTGTGAAACAGGTTAAGCAGAGAAGTAGTGACTGGGCTACAGCACTCAGGTGTTCCTGGCCCAAGTCTTACCATGTTTTATTACTCAGTGCTGGCTTTCAAAATCCAGAAAAGGATTTCTGAATATGTAGGATTTAGGTATCAGATATCCTTCACTCCCATCACATACACAGTTATGAAGAAAAACCTGGTAAAATTATCTGCTAGGAAATTATTACTGTAACAGAACAGTTCACCATGTATACATTACAAATGACAGATGACGAACTACTGTAGCGATAAGCATTTGATATCTTACCTGTGGCTGTGAAAGCATATCCAGACTCCATGAACAGATCTTTCCATCAGTTGAGATGCTGATAAGGTTATGGGCATTCTGTGTCCCCACCACATTCACACAGTACACAGGATGCTAAAGCaatgtaaaatataataatacatatttgAATAGTTTACAACCAAAACGTAGTTTCCAAATGACCATTCACGCTATGGTGAAAAGGGACAAAGTGTTTGGGCACTTAATCCAATGTTCTGTCACAGCAGAGCAACTGAATCTGTAGCGGTAGTTTGAGATCTACCTGAACGTTGCCTAGCCCTATTGCAGTATTCCAGACTTGGCTGGAGAGTACAAAAGGCAACAGCGGTACAGATGCTGCTAAGGGATATGGAATATGCCAACCATGCTggggaagagggaaaagggaggagggagcaaACAAGGTCGCCTTCAGTAGAAGGCTTTCCTTGGCCTTGCCACCATCACCAGCTcccttggtgaggacatgagagaggaccttctcagtggctgctcccactctctggaactcccttccatgggaggttaggctgccctcctccctgtttccctttcaccagcaagcaaagacatttttgtttaagcaagtTTTTAATAATTAAGCAggaaaggtttttatttatttatgtgttttttaatcttttaatgcttttaaagtgTTTAATGTGGatacttttaattgcttttaaatttttattgtaaacatttttaatttaattttaattatatttgctatttttgaagccaccttgggtctcgttttgggagaaaagcagcatataaatgaagtaataaataaaaataaataataaaaataacaagggGACATTATAAAAAAGGAGTAATTGACCATAAGTTAAAAAAGGGAATTGACCATTAGTTAAAAAGGAGGTACTCAAGTCCTTTAAAAACATGAAATTCTCATCAATCCTCCCTAAAGTACAGGGCCTAGCTGACAGAGTTACTTGGTCAGACATGTTGTGATGAAAATATAACTGACTAACTTCCATACTTCCACTGACAGCTACATATATCATCCCACATCTAGTATAGATTACACAGAATACTTGGAAGTCAAAGGAAACACAAATGACAGAATAAAAATGCTGGAGGACTGAGCAATATGAAGTGGCAAATTTGTCTGTAGAGGAGAAAAAgtagatgctagccacagatgatggcgaaatgtcaggaataaactcttccagaacacagccacatagccagaaaaccccacaaaaaactaaaagatGGAATAGGATCTAATAAAACACATAGCTTTAAAAAACAAGGTCAAGAAAATATGATTCATACTAAAAGGTATCTAGTACAATGTGGCTTGGCATTATTAAAAACACAGCTATGCATTTCTTTCAACACCCAAATTCCCTACAAGCCTCAGCCAAAAACTATTTGACATTTATCAATTGATTAGaataatgctcacttttgtactTCTTTAATTGCATTCTTTTACATTGTAAGGCTCTTTGAGTCTCAGTTTTTGGGGAACGGGAAGTgggataatgatgataatgatgatagcaAGATTAATTTGTGGATTATATTCTAATTTCCTACCGTGTGAGCAGCAGCCGAAAGGGGGGTTCTCTGAACTGGGGTTCGCTTGTTGCTGCGGTTATCCCATAGCACAATTTGTCCTGAGTATGTGCCACCAACAACCAAATTTGGATGAAATTTTGCAAATGTAGCAGACATCACAGCTGACTATAAAGTGAAGGAAAGATATTAATAGTTATTGTCAACATGACTGTCTGCTAGAAATGTTAAATTATTTCTAGGATTAACCAGTTCAGGCAAATGCTTACCATATTTGAAAGATTACTGAAATGTTCTAAACTATTAGATGTTAAAAGTATGACATCATATATTTTAGCAGTGTATGTCAAATTTCAGAATCATGACATTTTGCAAAATGCAACTATGAACCACATCTGCTCATTTTTACTAGCTCATTCTATAACTGGATTTCATTTTGTCTAAAACATGTTTCAACTTACCCTATAAATCCTCAGGCTGTACACATTTTTATTCAGAGGTCTAAggtcttttacatttttttcaatttttaaaaacaaaaacaaacaaaaaacaacaaccatcctTCTACTTACAAAAtaggtttcatttttatatagCCAGGGTAGGAAATATGGGATTGTAGTAACATGTTCAAATAATCCAAATGATGTTAGAAATGCTGTTACAGatgaacctttaaaaaaattaatagattCTTCACATGTCAACATGTGTTTGCAAACATATGCAGTTTAAAGTTCATGCCTGCCCCATGAAATCATTAAGTTGACAAGCAAAAGAAGGCTCTTGTCCACATGCATCAACATAAAACCCTTAGTGTAGCAAGACAAGAAACTGTATCCTACCTGGCAGTGAAAGACATACtctggggttgtttttttgtaTTTCATATTCCACACAAGGGCCACTCCATCAGGTTCATGAGGAGCATCTTCATTGTTATTGTAGGAAGCCACTAGTAACTCTGGGTACTGAATACACAATGAAATTGAGCATGAAAAGCAAAATTATCTATAGGTTGTTCAAAACAAGAAGCACAcaagacaaattaaaaataaactactGAAGTCAGTTCTGTTTCCAGGGAACTGTTGGCAGTTATACCTACTATGGCAATCCAAATATGTAACTGAAATTCTATGCAAATATGACACAAGAAAAATGTGCTTTATATATAAGGTTACTTCAGTTTTGCAGTTCATTATACTCTTTTCTGATGTCTTCTGCACATGCTTCTTTTATTTGTAAACACAGACCTATGTACTATGCATTCAATATATACAACGACAGTCTGTCACAGCAGGTGAATGTGATTAATGTCTGCTGAAAGGTTCTGCCAGAAAGGATTTTAGTGTTGTTACCTGAGATGACCAGTCCAAGCAACTAACAACACGATGCTTTGACCAGCGCTCATCAAAAAACTGCCTGTTTAAGGACAGCTTAGCACCTGCCTGAATTTCTCTGAAAGAACAATTGAAGAGGGTGGGCTTGGAATGAGTTTCAGTAAGATTAAAACAAGCACAGTAACACTTTTTACAGATTTCTATGTTACCCTTCTTTGTCTTCTAAGTCTCGCCCGCTGTAGTCAAAGAAAATGTTAATTTGCTCAGAAAGAGCTCTTTCTACAATCCTGGTAGAATGGTCAAAGAAGCTCAAAAATTCCTCAGAATGCaaaatttgttgtttttcttcttctgtcagTTCATGTGGGGCAACTGGGGGAGAAAACATATTTGgagttttatttttaagtgaCAGACCAAAGGAACACATTTATGTTAATGACTGGAGTGATTTCAGGTACAGATTGTGTCTCAGTAATTACAACTGTATAGCTTTAAGAGCTATTAGACTTTATATTTAAAGATTTGTTATTATTTAAACACTATTGTTAATATTTACACATATTAATGAGAAAGATGCAAAGCTCAAGATGCAAAATCAAGTCATAAGAACAAAAATAGAGTTTAATTTGGGTTcataccttcctcctcctcctcttttttcaaagttttttcttcttcaggttCAACTGGTGGTTTTTGTACCACtacatcatcttcatcatcttcatctgAAAAGAGAAAGCTTCTCAATATCTTTCTAACCACCACACACCTGTATTTCAGGCAGAATACATTATAAGAACATGTGGATGTATGATTTATTCCACCTACAGAGTCTCTCCAGCCAGAATTGAACAGTTAGGACAGGGAATGGCACTTATTAAATAAAGTGACAATAAGCAGACAAATAGGGAGACAGCAAGCTGGGCATATCACAATTTCTGCAAGACATCACCAAAGTTAGgcctcattttgttgttgttatgtgccttcaattcatttccaaattatgatgaccctaaggcagactaGCACAGGgttctctggggctgagtgtgtatgacttgcccaaggtaatagggtttccatggctgagtggagaatcacACCCTGAGAGCCCAacgctcaaatcattacaccatgctggcacataAAAACCACATCTACTATACATAAAAACCACATCTACCATACAAATAATCAAGCAATGTTTTAAGAATTTCCATTCTACAGTCCACACTTCTATCCAGCATTTGTCATATCAGAGGAAACAATGATGCAATTTTATGTAGTGTGCTGACATATTAATGTTGCTGAGTAAAGAAAATCAAGCATCTTAAGTAGCCGGATGGCTTACATTAGTTTTCAGGGTGCTAGCTGGGAAGGGAAATTTTGCCAAAGATAACAGCAGAAGTTACACTTCCTTTTCTATCATTCTAAATGCAAGCATCATTATCCTTATCATGTTTGCCAATGAGCATTTTAAGAGAAGAATGTATTTTccttaattataataaataactTAAAATGCTGATGTTCCTGAATACTGAGAAGGGTTACAGCATTTTTCACATTATTCAGTTTTCTCTGAGTAATGCAATAAAAAAGTCAAAAATTGCTTAATGTTGCAGAATAAGCAACTCTGCCTCTTCCGTCTCTCTGCTTCTCTAAATAAGTTTTTCAAAagactatttcttttttaaattggttaACCAGCTATGTCATCTGTCTACAAGAGAATGGCAGCAGGAGCTTGCAGCATGCCTCGTCACAAGTAATGAGACAGACTTCAACAGGGACTTGTTTGTTACAGCCATCCTTCTGACCCATGTTCAAAGTCACCTATGGGAAAAAACAATATAAGAGTGGTCAAGAGATGGGAACCAGCTGCCAAGCCATGGTCCCAGCAGCCAGGCCAGCTGACTAGACAGCAGCAACCAGATGGTACTGCTGGGATTGTCTCTCCCCGCTCTGAGGTGGCAATAGGATGGCACAGCATTTTTCTGCCTGACTGCTTCCAATCATGTTTTTTCTCCAATGGCAAGCCTGTGCAATTACTAGCTCTCCAGGAGGTCTACAGACAAGTCTTTACCCTGCAAACAAAAATACAGCTTGTAGGCCCTAccagctgccaaaccacacacATAGTGATAGGCTGAAGaaagatctggaaaaaaaatctttctaacTCTAGTTTAGtcaataaaaaaatatatctgtAGCCGAAGGAACAAATGCTTTAAATGACACTATATAAAGCACACAATAATACAAACTCCAACTTAATCAAAATGATAATGACGTATGCCAATCCCACATTATATGAAATTGAGCGATTTTTACGTTCTGACAAGTTTACAGAACTAGGATAAATGGCATGAATGATTTCAATATATGCTCATACTTCTGAACCAAATGGTGAAGGTTAAAATCTTTCCTTTCAAGGGCCTCAATCAGCCACAAAGGAAAACAGTAATCACTGTCTTTTCAGCCAGCCCAACCGCATTTGTCAGCCCTTTCTCCGTCAATGCAGCCAGAGCAATCAACCTGCCAAACATTCAGAATGGAAAAACAATCTGAAAATACAGGGTATAATGCACCTGCCAGTGAAAATGGCCATTTCAAGAAAAGCTAGTGATCTCAGTGACCCTGCTGAGGAGGCGGTGGTGCAAAGGGGAAAGAACGCGTAAAAGAATTCTTAGTGATCTCCACTCTCTTGCACATTGACATTTCCTTACAAAGCATGCCAATTGCAGCTTTTGTGCTACTTAAAAAATGAAAGCTTTTTTGGGAAAAATAatcacacagagaaacagaaagacaCTGCTCCTTTTTAGATGAATTTGCACATACAATGGACTATTAATCAGAAAACTGGATAACTGAGTGATTCTATGCTGTGTGCTCCAAACAAGAGACTGGATTTCCCTCCAAGCACTGGGGTAGGGAAAATTGATAAATGCTTAATTTTCATTTAATAAACGAGACACTGTGAATAGCAAATTACAAGGCAATGACTAGATTAAAGAATTTAGTTGAATTAAGTGTGGACTATTCCTATGTATGCAGACATGTTGCAGCAAACAATGCCACAGAGACTTCAAAGCATGCATTCTCCGTGTCCTTTATGTTGTTTCAAGCTcaaatgcaataaaattaaaaattacatttcagCCTCCCAGCTCTGCCATGCCACTCTGATTCTAAGTACCATTTTCAGTGACAGAAGTCAAATCCTTGTCAAATGCAGATGGTCAGCCCTTTGGTGCCTAAATGACCTCATCATCTACATAtattagagagaagaaattttgAAACCAGTTGCCCCTCCCCTTTCCCATTTTCTATGTAGATGGCACCTATTATGCAAACAAGCTCCCAATTCTGTCTCATGCTATACACTGTGTTTGCTGTCAGTCTGTATGAATTACTATTGCTGCATCTGACCAGTAGATATGTTATAACAGCAATTACTTAAATATACATTAGATGCACTAGAGCAGTTTCTCATAATCTCTGTTTAAGACACCTTacttttatatgtatgtatgtgccacCATGTAGATGACAGGGAATTTTAACCCTATGGTTATATTAGACCTTGTAATAGCACACTGGcaaggcaaagaaaaacaataaggtgtgtccctccagatgttaagCCTGCAGCTCCTAggatccctcaccactggctaaaCTGGTTCAAGATGATGGacactgcaatccaacaacatctgtaggaTCACATAGACCTCAATCTGCCTCACCCCAACGTAGTATTTATTCATCAATGAAATGAAGTTAAAGAAAGGAGAactatgacatcacttcaaaggGCTTGCTTCATTGTAGCTCATTCTGGAACAGTTTGATGTTGTGGCATGAAGCTCACATTGATTCATCCCTCTACAAAGCCATACCTTTTGGCTTAACCTGGCAGCTGGAAAACATTTCTGATAGCCAACAACCTTAGTTGTCACTTGGTGGATGAGAGATCCAACATTGCACTAAGCCTCACAGGTTTACGAAAGGAGCACTTGCTGCTTTCCAAGTATCTCTGATGTTCAACAAGATGTCTTATGACCCCCTGCTCAACCTCGCACCAGAGTAAAAGATGCAATCACCACTGTCACAAAGACAGGCACATGTATAACCCCTCTTCATTATTTCCACATTCAGTCCACTGGCAATTAAGCTGGTTTATTATATACAATATTCTGAAATTAGAGAACTTTCTTGaaattctttcctccttctcaaaGTCTGGTTTATGTTCATGTCTTCTCTGCCTTGCCTACTACAACtttctcctctttgttttcttctgctttccttAAGACTTATTAGTTCTATTTGAAAGTCTGTTGCTGCAGTCATTCATCTCCTTCTTTATTCAAACCACAAAAcacccatctttaaaaaaattcctacACTGACTTTTTGTCATCTCCAGTTTCTAACAAAACCTCCTTGTTCTTATTTTTAAGCCTTTCATGACCTTGCCCCTACTACTCTGTCCCTGCCTACTTATCTAATTCTTTCTTTTGGTGCCCATTATGCCTTTATAATGTCCCAGATATAATGTGGCACCACCTTTTCTCCAAATCTTCTCTTCGGTAAAGCTTTCAGGTGTGTATTTAGCTCTCGTGTGCTGCGGAAATTAAACATGTACAGTTGTTCACATGTAAATACTGGAATGCTCCGCCTCCATCTTTCCCAATATTATTGCACCTATCTTCCTAGGCTTTTTAGATTGCAAGTGCTCATTGCAGTGTGGGAACCTGCCATTGTTACTCAGTTAAGCACCATACAGGTTGTGAACCACCCTTATCAGGTCACTAACGTGAATGTAccctaaattttaaaaaccaaatattcTCACAATATACATGCTCTCCTTTATCTGGGAAGACATTTGCTGAATTACTAATGCTTCccattcccctttccttttcttcctttaatcTTTAAGGTTTCCTGTAATTTCAAATGCTAGATATCACTAATATAGTACATGATGTATGAATTAAAACCAGATGAATTCAACATAAAAGAACAATAAGCATCTACCAGACAAGGACAAGGACACTCATGCTAGTTTCAGAGTAAGGTTTATACAATCTTTACAGAAGGTCTTGTTTCCAACTTCACTGCTTCTATTATTTTAACTTCTTTGTCATTCAGCATCCAGTAATTTTAATAACACTacaaacatgttttatttatttcatacttTTGGAACTAACAGTAGAAGTTTTAATAGATACATAAGAATATAACAAAAAGAAGTGGAATTGTATGCCAAATTATTTTTATGGGTGAATATTCATTACAATATGCTAAGTGGTTAACTATTTTTCTCCCTTGGCAGAGGATCTAAGGTTATAAGATAAGCATTAAAGAACACATAAAAGTAGCAGTTACTTCTAAAATGCCAAATCCCTTGTCAATGAATAGTAAGTCCAAGTTTAATGAACCAGAGAATTTTTACTTTGCTTTAACATCAAAATTGTGATGTATTTTGGCGAGATGGAAAGAAAAGCAGGGCTGTAAATTAGACAGCACCTAGCAATAACACTGGAGAGTGAAGTTCCAGTTGTCTGTGTAATCTGTTGCTGCAGAGTAGGTTAATCAAAGTTAAATCATCTGTGAAATGGGTGGCTTTTGTTAAGCTGAAGGTGTCATCAGATCACATTTACTATCTGTATTTTTAAGGCAGGtacaaaggaaaaaatatttcttaaaaacaATACTTCTGCAGAAAACTCTGCATTCTTCAAGACACTATTTCTATTGAAGAAATATCTAGGGAGGTCATATGCTAAATTCTTAAAAGAAGGACACaacattttaacaacaacagaacattaTCTCATGGTAATGACTATGTTGATAATGGTAACACAAATCATACTCCCCAACAAACCTGTCTACTAAAGACTATAAATTAGTATTATTTGCCATACTTTCTTACTTTCATATCTAAGAGTCCTGTATAACAAAGAGCTGACAGTGACACCTATCAGTAACATTGTAAGATGACAACTACAAGCTTTCATGCATCAGCATCTGACTGTCACTGATACCAGGGAATAACTGGCAAGCAATCTGAAGTCACTTTGAATCCCCCCAAAGATAAAcatcagcattcaaaccactactgaCTACATTAACTTGGACATTTGTGTGTACTTTTCAGTTCTAGGGAAATACCAGAAGGAATTACTAGAATAAGATCAATACAGCAAACAATGCTATACCATATCATAAGCCTGGTTTATATAATACTCCAGTAATACCTGACATAAGAAAATTAAGGGAAACAAGTGTTTGCACCACCCGTTATCTTCTCATTGCTTTG is a window from the Sceloporus undulatus isolate JIND9_A2432 ecotype Alabama chromosome 1, SceUnd_v1.1, whole genome shotgun sequence genome containing:
- the DYNC1I2 gene encoding cytoplasmic dynein 1 intermediate chain 2 isoform X2, with the translated sequence MSDKSELKAELERKKQRLAQIREEKKRKEEERKKKETDQKKESLPVQDESDLEKKRREAEALLQSMGLTPDAPMVPPPMSPSSKSVSTPSEAGSQDSGDGAVGSRTLHWDTDPSVLQLHSDSDMGRGPIKLAMSKITQVDFPPREMVTYTKETQTPVMTQPKEDEDDEDDVVVQKPPVEPEEEKTLKKEEEEEVAPHELTEEEKQQILHSEEFLSFFDHSTRIVERALSEQINIFFDYSGRDLEDKEGEIQAGAKLSLNRQFFDERWSKHRVVSCLDWSSQYPELLVASYNNNEDAPHEPDGVALVWNMKYKKTTPEYVFHCQSAVMSATFAKFHPNLVVGGTYSGQIVLWDNRSNKRTPVQRTPLSAAAHTHPVYCVNVVGTQNAHNLISISTDGKICSWSLDMLSQPQDSMELVHKQSKAVAVTCMSFPVGDVNNFVVGSEEGSVYTACRHGSKAGISEMFEGHQGPITGIHCHAAVGPVDFSHLFVTSSFDWTVKLWTTKNNKPLYSFEDNSDYVYDVMWSPTHPALFACVDGMGRLDLWNLNNDTEVPTASITVEGNPALNRVKWTNSGREIAVGDSEGQIVIYDVGEQIAVPRSDEWTRFGRTLAEINANRADAEEEAATRIPS
- the DYNC1I2 gene encoding cytoplasmic dynein 1 intermediate chain 2 isoform X3; this encodes MSDKSELKAELERKKQRLAQIREEKKRKEEERKKKETDQKKESLPVQDESDLEKKRREAEALLQSMGLTPDAPMAVQPLRLVTADTCLFHYLVPPPMSPSSKSVSTPSEAGSQDSGDGAVGSRRGPIKLAMSKITQVDFPPREMVTYTKETQTPVMTQPKEDEDDEDDVVVQKPPVEPEEEKTLKKEEEEEVAPHELTEEEKQQILHSEEFLSFFDHSTRIVERALSEQINIFFDYSGRDLEDKEGEIQAGAKLSLNRQFFDERWSKHRVVSCLDWSSQYPELLVASYNNNEDAPHEPDGVALVWNMKYKKTTPEYVFHCQSAVMSATFAKFHPNLVVGGTYSGQIVLWDNRSNKRTPVQRTPLSAAAHTHPVYCVNVVGTQNAHNLISISTDGKICSWSLDMLSQPQDSMELVHKQSKAVAVTCMSFPVGDVNNFVVGSEEGSVYTACRHGSKAGISEMFEGHQGPITGIHCHAAVGPVDFSHLFVTSSFDWTVKLWTTKNNKPLYSFEDNSDYVYDVMWSPTHPALFACVDGMGRLDLWNLNNDTEVPTASITVEGNPALNRVKWTNSGREIAVGDSEGQIVIYDVGEQIAVPRSDEWTRFGRTLAEINANRADAEEEAATRIPS
- the DYNC1I2 gene encoding cytoplasmic dynein 1 intermediate chain 2 isoform X4; this translates as MSDKSELKAELERKKQRLAQIREEKKRKEEERKKKETDQKKESLPVQDESDLEKKRREAEALLQSMGLTPDAPMVPPPMSPSSKSVSTPSEAGSQDSGDGAVGSRRGPIKLAMSKITQVDFPPREMVTYTKETQTPVMTQPKEDEDDEDDVVVQKPPVEPEEEKTLKKEEEEEVAPHELTEEEKQQILHSEEFLSFFDHSTRIVERALSEQINIFFDYSGRDLEDKEGEIQAGAKLSLNRQFFDERWSKHRVVSCLDWSSQYPELLVASYNNNEDAPHEPDGVALVWNMKYKKTTPEYVFHCQSAVMSATFAKFHPNLVVGGTYSGQIVLWDNRSNKRTPVQRTPLSAAAHTHPVYCVNVVGTQNAHNLISISTDGKICSWSLDMLSQPQDSMELVHKQSKAVAVTCMSFPVGDVNNFVVGSEEGSVYTACRHGSKAGISEMFEGHQGPITGIHCHAAVGPVDFSHLFVTSSFDWTVKLWTTKNNKPLYSFEDNSDYVYDVMWSPTHPALFACVDGMGRLDLWNLNNDTEVPTASITVEGNPALNRVKWTNSGREIAVGDSEGQIVIYDVGEQIAVPRSDEWTRFGRTLAEINANRADAEEEAATRIPS
- the DYNC1I2 gene encoding cytoplasmic dynein 1 intermediate chain 2 isoform X1, producing the protein MSDKSELKAELERKKQRLAQIREEKKRKEEERKKKETDQKKESLPVQDESDLEKKRREAEALLQSMGLTPDAPMAVQPLRLVTADTCLFHYLVPPPMSPSSKSVSTPSEAGSQDSGDGAVGSRTLHWDTDPSVLQLHSDSDMGRGPIKLAMSKITQVDFPPREMVTYTKETQTPVMTQPKEDEDDEDDVVVQKPPVEPEEEKTLKKEEEEEVAPHELTEEEKQQILHSEEFLSFFDHSTRIVERALSEQINIFFDYSGRDLEDKEGEIQAGAKLSLNRQFFDERWSKHRVVSCLDWSSQYPELLVASYNNNEDAPHEPDGVALVWNMKYKKTTPEYVFHCQSAVMSATFAKFHPNLVVGGTYSGQIVLWDNRSNKRTPVQRTPLSAAAHTHPVYCVNVVGTQNAHNLISISTDGKICSWSLDMLSQPQDSMELVHKQSKAVAVTCMSFPVGDVNNFVVGSEEGSVYTACRHGSKAGISEMFEGHQGPITGIHCHAAVGPVDFSHLFVTSSFDWTVKLWTTKNNKPLYSFEDNSDYVYDVMWSPTHPALFACVDGMGRLDLWNLNNDTEVPTASITVEGNPALNRVKWTNSGREIAVGDSEGQIVIYDVGEQIAVPRSDEWTRFGRTLAEINANRADAEEEAATRIPS